From Burkholderia savannae, a single genomic window includes:
- a CDS encoding phage tail tape measure protein translates to MASDIYIGIRNGAAASGGVGAALSSAKATLEDLGRVADALRGKHDRLGGAMARAIAHPLRDVGELRAQYEQLGRAIDRAQARHAALDARIARGAALGDQRGQYLAKLGELSAITKTIAAPIVGALTRAADFQAALRGVAIDGGLSRADERKLGDAIRDAARATGAKHGALIEGAGVLIGGGMSAAEAGRQSRLLGQVAIASGADVKDVAGMSYALSETLGIKGDAALKDAFSRAAYGGGLGHMKLADVVKAMPDLASSFAAQGVTGQQALSQIVASLAMGREGAASGEDAAANMQAWLKQMTSPSTAKAYEKAGVDYRKSMANIVGAGYSEYEASLEIARKFIASRGEGFASEWKRAGARGDVGAQRKLIERFGMSELFQDTRAVDHLLAMRENWGKYQANKQAMGNEQAAGALDEDYARRIQTASAAWGNLQTQIDGLGETVGRTLLPPLTDVMNLLSPMVAQVGVFAAAHPNAIRGVVGLAAASIAMRGATLGAGLAMNVLVKTPLNALGTALSTLAAKWTLLRSLLRGGARLSTLFQLGGMNAGAADKLAAGLNRARAIALGAGRSMLAAGGRVLGFARSLGAIALGSLTTLARAGATAGRVLGSGLARGLMTAGRALLWVGRAMVTTPIGLVLTGIAVAGYLIYRNWNRIGPVLTRFVAIARDRLTTLWDGLKALPERFMSIGRAIVEGLLNGLNERFGAAKAAVVGFAGSMKSWFASVLGIHSPSRVFMGYGENIAQGAALGVRGAAELPARAAASMATQTAAAASLKRIDAARAGLPLAGAHAAGMAGAGAANGVSIHFAPNITVQGGSGASVGEQVGRALNLSLRELEKMMERVVAQRARRAYGG, encoded by the coding sequence ATGGCAAGCGACATTTACATCGGAATCAGAAACGGCGCGGCGGCGTCCGGCGGCGTCGGCGCTGCGCTATCGAGCGCGAAGGCGACGCTGGAAGACCTCGGGCGCGTCGCGGACGCGCTGCGTGGAAAACACGATCGCCTCGGCGGGGCGATGGCGCGCGCGATCGCGCATCCGCTGCGCGACGTCGGCGAGCTGCGCGCGCAGTACGAGCAGCTCGGCCGCGCGATCGACCGGGCGCAGGCGCGCCATGCGGCGCTCGACGCGCGAATCGCGCGCGGCGCGGCGCTCGGCGACCAGCGCGGCCAATACCTGGCGAAGCTCGGCGAGTTGTCCGCAATCACGAAGACCATCGCCGCGCCGATCGTCGGCGCACTCACGCGCGCAGCGGATTTCCAGGCGGCGCTGCGCGGCGTGGCGATCGACGGCGGCCTGTCGCGCGCCGACGAGCGGAAGCTCGGCGACGCGATCCGCGACGCGGCGCGCGCGACCGGCGCGAAGCACGGCGCGCTGATCGAAGGCGCGGGCGTGCTGATCGGCGGCGGCATGAGCGCGGCCGAAGCCGGCCGTCAGTCGCGTCTGCTCGGCCAGGTCGCGATCGCGTCGGGCGCGGACGTCAAGGACGTCGCCGGCATGTCGTACGCGCTGTCGGAGACGCTCGGCATCAAGGGCGACGCCGCGCTGAAGGACGCGTTCAGCCGCGCCGCATACGGCGGCGGGCTCGGCCACATGAAGCTCGCCGACGTCGTGAAGGCGATGCCGGATCTCGCGTCGTCGTTCGCCGCGCAGGGCGTGACCGGGCAGCAGGCGCTGTCGCAGATCGTCGCGAGCCTCGCGATGGGCCGCGAGGGCGCGGCGTCCGGCGAGGACGCCGCGGCGAACATGCAGGCGTGGCTCAAGCAGATGACCTCGCCATCGACCGCGAAGGCGTACGAGAAGGCCGGCGTCGATTACAGGAAATCGATGGCGAACATCGTCGGCGCCGGTTATTCGGAGTACGAGGCGTCGCTCGAGATCGCGCGCAAGTTCATCGCGTCGCGCGGCGAAGGTTTCGCCAGCGAATGGAAGCGCGCCGGCGCGCGCGGCGACGTCGGCGCGCAGCGCAAGCTGATCGAGCGCTTCGGGATGAGCGAGCTGTTTCAGGACACGCGCGCGGTCGATCACCTGCTCGCGATGCGCGAGAACTGGGGCAAGTACCAGGCGAACAAGCAGGCGATGGGCAACGAGCAGGCGGCGGGCGCGCTCGACGAAGACTACGCGCGCCGAATCCAGACGGCGAGCGCCGCATGGGGCAATCTGCAGACGCAGATCGACGGCCTTGGCGAGACGGTCGGCCGCACGCTGCTGCCGCCGCTGACCGACGTGATGAACCTGCTGTCGCCGATGGTCGCTCAGGTCGGCGTGTTCGCGGCCGCGCATCCGAATGCGATTCGCGGCGTCGTCGGTCTCGCGGCCGCGTCGATCGCGATGCGCGGCGCGACGCTCGGCGCGGGCCTCGCGATGAACGTGCTCGTGAAGACGCCGCTCAACGCGCTCGGCACCGCGCTGTCGACGCTCGCGGCGAAGTGGACGCTGCTGCGCTCGCTGCTGCGCGGCGGCGCGCGGTTGTCGACGCTGTTCCAGCTCGGCGGCATGAACGCGGGCGCGGCGGACAAGCTCGCCGCGGGCCTCAACCGCGCGCGCGCGATCGCGCTCGGCGCGGGCCGCTCGATGCTCGCGGCGGGCGGCCGCGTGCTCGGTTTCGCGCGCAGTCTCGGCGCGATCGCGCTCGGCTCGCTGACCACGCTCGCGCGCGCCGGCGCGACGGCCGGCCGTGTGCTCGGGAGCGGCCTCGCGCGCGGGCTGATGACGGCGGGCCGCGCGCTGCTGTGGGTCGGCCGCGCCATGGTGACGACGCCGATCGGCCTCGTGCTGACGGGCATCGCGGTCGCGGGCTATCTGATCTACCGCAACTGGAACCGCATCGGCCCGGTCCTCACGAGGTTTGTCGCCATCGCGCGCGACAGGCTCACGACGCTGTGGGACGGCCTCAAGGCGCTGCCCGAGCGATTCATGTCGATCGGCCGCGCCATCGTCGAAGGCTTGCTGAACGGCTTGAACGAGCGGTTCGGCGCGGCGAAGGCGGCGGTGGTCGGCTTTGCCGGGTCGATGAAATCGTGGTTCGCGAGCGTGCTCGGCATTCATTCGCCGTCGCGCGTCTTCATGGGCTACGGCGAGAACATCGCGCAAGGCGCGGCGCTCGGCGTCCGGGGCGCGGCCGAGCTGCCCGCGCGCGCGGCCGCGAGCATGGCGACGCAGACGGCCGCCGCCGCCTCGCTGAAGCGCATCGACGCCGCGCGCGCCGGCCTGCCGCTCGCCGGCGCACACGCGGCGGGCATGGCAGGCGCGGGCGCGGCGAACGGCGTGTCGATTCACTTCGCGCCGAACATCACGGTGCAGGGCGGCTCGGGCGCGAGCGTTGGCGAGCAGGTTGGCCGCGCGCTGAACCTGTCGCTGCGCGAGCTCGAAAAAATGATGGAACGCGTCGTCGCGCAACGCGCGCGGCGCGCTTACGGAGGTTGA
- a CDS encoding phage tail protein has protein sequence MVAVLGDIPFDLVGYFDGFDATFGADYAEHALIDGKPRLQRIADRLDEIRIALSFHYRFCDPEAELAKLRNAQRAGQAMALVFGNGDYKGWFVLTEVQATHKQSEPSGAVLALDASITLKEYVGEKLTALAPPAVQPKVPPAAAQAVPQTAADVKSAINTVRGAVRQVVSYASQAQAALRTASDAVSVVREFRHDPIAALGRAPGVLLDIKRAAEPLEKLSPAVAAVTAHIPDAANILRASHDAAVAVQAAYKPLANATLDTIGDAVDTAARELSNAVDAIASAAPSVSKLAAAVATRRI, from the coding sequence ATGGTCGCCGTGCTCGGTGACATCCCATTCGATTTGGTCGGCTACTTCGACGGCTTCGACGCGACGTTCGGCGCCGACTACGCGGAGCATGCGCTGATCGACGGCAAGCCGCGTCTGCAACGGATCGCGGACCGGCTCGACGAGATCCGCATCGCACTGTCGTTTCACTATCGCTTCTGCGATCCCGAAGCCGAGCTCGCGAAGCTGCGCAACGCGCAGCGCGCGGGCCAGGCGATGGCGCTCGTGTTCGGCAACGGCGACTACAAGGGCTGGTTCGTGCTGACCGAAGTCCAGGCGACGCACAAGCAGAGCGAGCCTTCCGGCGCGGTGCTCGCGCTCGACGCGTCGATCACGCTGAAGGAATACGTCGGCGAGAAGCTGACCGCGCTCGCGCCGCCCGCGGTGCAGCCGAAGGTGCCGCCCGCCGCCGCGCAGGCGGTGCCGCAGACGGCCGCCGACGTCAAATCGGCGATCAACACCGTGCGCGGCGCGGTGCGGCAGGTCGTGTCGTACGCGTCGCAGGCGCAGGCCGCGCTGCGCACCGCTTCGGACGCGGTGAGCGTCGTGCGCGAGTTCAGGCACGATCCGATCGCGGCGCTCGGCCGCGCGCCCGGCGTGCTGCTCGACATCAAGCGCGCGGCCGAGCCGCTCGAGAAGCTCTCGCCGGCCGTCGCGGCCGTGACCGCGCACATTCCGGACGCCGCGAACATCCTGCGCGCGAGCCACGACGCCGCGGTTGCGGTGCAGGCCGCGTACAAGCCGCTCGCGAACGCGACGCTCGACACGATCGGCGACGCCGTGGACACCGCCGCGCGCGAGCTGTCGAACGCCGTCGACGCGATCGCCTCGGCCGCGCCGAGCGTGAGCAAGCTCGCGGCGGCCGTCGCCACACGGAGGATCTGA
- a CDS encoding tail protein X, with product MFLTHVTTEGERWDQLAHRYYGDPFAYERIIAANPDVPITPLLPSGLALSIPVIARAELSEDLPPWKR from the coding sequence ATGTTTCTGACCCATGTCACGACCGAAGGCGAGCGCTGGGATCAGCTCGCCCATCGCTACTACGGCGATCCGTTCGCGTACGAGCGGATCATCGCGGCGAACCCCGACGTGCCGATCACGCCGCTACTGCCGAGCGGCCTCGCGCTGTCGATTCCGGTGATCGCGCGCGCCGAACTGTCCGAGGACCTGCCGCCATGGAAACGCTGA
- a CDS encoding phage late control D family protein, with product METLNPLAALLPPGVADVPRPTFVLTYEQKNITTDVAPYVTSVAYTDFLSGQSDEIEVVLEDADGRWRDAWYPGKGDALALRIGYVGAPLLPCGRFEIDELSFDDPPSTVTIRALATGVAAPLRTDRSKPYERTTLAAIAARVAKRNRLTLTGKIREIRIDRITQYEEPDVAFLARLAREYGYAFKIVGRTLVFTELADLRDADAALRFTRGDLKSIRLTDKIKDVYAAAKGGYHNPATKKLIVYGVKDGKIDVAGAAAQSGAAGESGTPASSGRDTSADTLRVTARAGSKATLEARTQAALDRANLQRTTGTFELDGNTRLVAGNAIELTGYGRLSGKYLIETARHRIDRGGGYTTEIEVKRASRDARPDGGAQAGTQPARKPSAKPLIAYGAADPSSNQTKDKQ from the coding sequence ATGGAAACGCTGAACCCGCTTGCGGCGCTGCTGCCGCCGGGCGTCGCCGACGTGCCGCGCCCGACCTTCGTGCTGACCTACGAGCAGAAGAACATCACGACCGACGTCGCGCCGTACGTGACGTCGGTCGCGTACACGGATTTCCTGTCGGGCCAGTCGGACGAGATCGAAGTCGTGCTCGAGGACGCCGACGGCCGCTGGCGCGACGCGTGGTATCCGGGCAAGGGCGACGCGCTCGCGCTGCGGATCGGCTACGTCGGCGCGCCGCTCTTGCCGTGCGGGCGTTTCGAGATCGACGAGCTGTCGTTCGACGATCCGCCGTCGACGGTGACGATCCGCGCGCTCGCGACAGGCGTCGCCGCGCCGCTGCGCACGGACCGCTCGAAGCCGTACGAGCGCACCACGCTCGCCGCGATCGCCGCGCGCGTCGCGAAGCGCAACCGGCTCACGCTGACGGGCAAGATCCGCGAGATCCGGATCGACCGCATCACGCAGTACGAGGAGCCCGACGTCGCGTTCCTCGCGCGGCTCGCGCGTGAGTACGGCTACGCGTTCAAGATCGTCGGCCGCACGCTCGTATTCACCGAGCTCGCGGACCTGCGCGACGCCGACGCGGCGCTGCGCTTCACGCGCGGCGATCTGAAATCGATTCGCCTCACCGACAAGATCAAGGACGTCTACGCGGCCGCGAAGGGCGGCTATCACAATCCGGCGACGAAGAAGCTCATCGTGTACGGCGTGAAGGACGGCAAGATCGACGTGGCCGGCGCGGCCGCCCAATCCGGCGCGGCCGGCGAATCCGGCACGCCGGCGTCGTCCGGCCGCGACACGAGCGCCGACACGCTGCGCGTGACCGCGCGCGCGGGCTCGAAGGCGACGCTCGAGGCGCGCACGCAGGCCGCGCTCGACCGCGCGAACCTGCAGCGGACGACGGGCACGTTCGAGCTCGACGGCAACACGCGGCTTGTCGCCGGCAACGCGATCGAGCTGACGGGCTACGGGCGGCTGTCGGGCAAATATCTGATCGAGACGGCGCGCCACCGGATCGATCGCGGCGGCGGCTACACGACCGAGATCGAGGTGAAGCGCGCGTCGCGCGACGCGCGGCCCGACGGCGGCGCGCAGGCAGGCACGCAGCCCGCTCGGAAGCCATCCGCGAAGCCGCTGATCGCCTACGGCGCGGCCGATCCGTCATCCAACCAGACGAAGGACAAGCAATGA
- a CDS encoding phage baseplate assembly protein V, whose translation MNDTLDAFGATVRFGTVSASKPGFARVRLADLGNLRTMWLPIAYPKTQNDQCCWTYDEGEQVAVLMDGRGEDGVILGAVYSAADKPPVSDPNKFVARFKDGATLEYDRATHVLACRGMAQVVVDAGAEIVLRAGAKVTVIAPETEFSANVTVKGKLTYEGGMTGSGGGGASIAGNVKVDGDIDATGAIMDAGGNSNHHSH comes from the coding sequence ATGAACGACACGCTCGACGCATTCGGCGCGACCGTGCGCTTCGGCACGGTGAGCGCGTCGAAGCCCGGCTTCGCGCGCGTGCGGCTCGCGGACCTCGGCAACCTGCGCACGATGTGGCTGCCGATCGCGTATCCGAAGACGCAGAACGACCAGTGCTGCTGGACCTACGACGAAGGCGAGCAGGTTGCGGTGCTGATGGACGGCCGCGGCGAGGACGGCGTGATCCTCGGCGCGGTCTACTCGGCCGCCGACAAGCCGCCCGTTAGCGATCCGAACAAATTCGTCGCGCGCTTCAAGGACGGCGCGACGCTCGAATACGATCGCGCGACGCACGTGCTCGCGTGCCGCGGAATGGCGCAGGTCGTCGTCGACGCGGGCGCCGAGATCGTGCTGCGCGCGGGCGCGAAGGTGACGGTCATCGCGCCCGAGACGGAGTTTTCCGCGAACGTGACGGTCAAGGGCAAGCTGACCTACGAAGGCGGGATGACCGGCTCGGGCGGCGGCGGCGCGAGCATCGCGGGCAACGTGAAGGTCGACGGCGACATCGACGCGACGGGCGCGATCATGGATGCGGGCGGCAACTCGAATCACCACTCGCATTGA
- a CDS encoding gp53-like domain-containing protein: MTINNGAFEFSHGPTGYERSPTGKIEQWGQGVTDANGDINVVFPKRFPNACFNVAANHVGLGAAMVIVIHGSMTQDGVKLRAFNETGGTYPGWLVYWHATGK; the protein is encoded by the coding sequence ATGACGATCAACAACGGCGCATTCGAGTTCAGCCACGGGCCGACCGGCTACGAGCGTTCGCCCACCGGCAAGATCGAGCAATGGGGGCAGGGCGTGACGGATGCGAACGGGGATATCAACGTCGTCTTTCCGAAGCGCTTTCCCAACGCTTGTTTCAACGTGGCAGCGAATCACGTGGGCCTTGGCGCCGCGATGGTGATCGTCATCCACGGAAGCATGACGCAGGACGGCGTGAAATTGAGGGCTTTCAACGAGACGGGCGGAACGTATCCCGGCTGGCTCGTCTATTGGCACGCAACGGGGAAATGA
- a CDS encoding phage tail assembly chaperone — MTRILAGYDTLGFIRTFCDERSKPDGLTFVEITPEQHAMLLAGAAAGKTMAVTADGHPLLVDPEKPTRKQLADAKRAARDAALAATDWLTSRHRDEQALGDGTTLTPDDYAQLLRYRQALRNLGEASRWPNVDLPTPPACVATAA; from the coding sequence ATGACGCGAATCTTGGCCGGATACGACACATTGGGATTCATTCGAACCTTCTGCGACGAACGATCGAAGCCGGACGGCCTGACGTTCGTCGAGATCACGCCGGAGCAGCACGCGATGCTGCTCGCGGGCGCGGCGGCGGGCAAGACGATGGCGGTGACGGCGGACGGCCATCCGCTCCTCGTCGACCCCGAGAAGCCCACGCGCAAGCAGCTCGCCGACGCGAAGCGCGCGGCGCGCGATGCGGCGCTCGCCGCGACCGACTGGCTCACGTCGCGCCACCGGGACGAACAGGCGCTCGGCGACGGCACGACGCTGACGCCCGACGACTACGCGCAGCTGCTGCGATACCGGCAGGCGCTGCGCAACCTCGGTGAAGCGTCGCGCTGGCCGAACGTCGATCTGCCGACGCCGCCGGCATGCGTCGCGACAGCGGCGTAG
- a CDS encoding GPW/gp25 family protein — protein sequence MTRLTDITSVHWQPALGRDDVVEGVADIDQAIRVILGTPKGSDPHRPDFGSNLSLYLDMPIDRATPHLVREAVDAIRRWEPRCEVVRVMPAIDAAHETLRVQWRLADGVIRETEVPR from the coding sequence ATGACCCGGCTAACCGACATCACCTCCGTTCACTGGCAACCCGCCCTCGGCCGCGACGACGTCGTCGAAGGCGTTGCCGACATCGATCAGGCCATCCGCGTGATTCTCGGCACCCCGAAGGGGAGCGACCCGCACCGGCCCGACTTCGGCTCGAACCTGAGCCTCTATCTCGACATGCCGATCGATCGGGCGACGCCGCACCTCGTGCGCGAAGCCGTCGACGCGATCCGCCGTTGGGAGCCGCGCTGCGAGGTGGTCCGCGTGATGCCGGCGATCGACGCGGCGCACGAAACGCTGCGCGTGCAATGGCGGCTCGCCGACGGCGTGATCCGCGAAACCGAGGTGCCCCGATGA
- a CDS encoding baseplate assembly protein, which translates to MTLSEPNFIDRDPQAITADIIAEYEARTGKTLYPAQVERVLIDIVAYRETLVRVGVQEAAKQNLVAFARAPMIDYLGQLVGVTRLPAQPAKTVVRFSLDAPLASSLLIAAGTRVETSDGGVSFATDADAVLAAGRTSIDVAATCDTAGALGNGWQPGQINSLVDDLGDVDVSVANTQTSANGYEEEETERLRERIQLAPEAFSTAGPRLAYVFHAKSAHQSIVDVSVIGPEMAARDGRLVSVNGVPPGSVRVHPLVDTGLPGDDILALVAQALDDEKKRPLTDFVEVRAPKPVDYAIDARLTLYKDADAGTVLAQARAAANAYRANRSAGLGRDIVPAQLTAALQVRGVYDVDLNGLALRVLAGDEWARCTSVSVVATGVAHG; encoded by the coding sequence ATGACCCTATCCGAACCGAATTTCATCGACCGCGATCCGCAGGCGATCACGGCCGACATCATCGCCGAATACGAAGCGCGCACCGGCAAGACGCTGTATCCGGCGCAAGTCGAGCGCGTGCTGATCGACATCGTCGCTTACCGCGAAACCCTCGTGCGCGTCGGCGTGCAGGAAGCGGCGAAGCAGAATCTCGTCGCGTTCGCGCGCGCGCCGATGATCGACTATCTCGGCCAGCTCGTCGGCGTCACGCGCCTGCCCGCGCAGCCCGCGAAGACCGTCGTGCGCTTCTCGCTTGACGCGCCGCTCGCGTCGAGCCTGCTGATCGCGGCCGGCACGCGCGTCGAGACGAGCGACGGCGGCGTGTCGTTCGCCACCGACGCCGACGCGGTGCTCGCGGCCGGCCGCACGTCGATCGACGTCGCCGCGACCTGCGACACCGCCGGCGCGCTCGGCAACGGCTGGCAGCCGGGCCAGATCAACTCGCTCGTCGACGATCTCGGCGACGTCGACGTGAGCGTCGCGAACACGCAGACGAGCGCGAACGGCTACGAAGAAGAGGAGACCGAACGGCTGCGCGAGCGCATCCAGCTCGCGCCCGAGGCGTTCAGCACCGCGGGCCCGCGGCTCGCATACGTGTTCCATGCGAAGAGCGCGCACCAGTCGATCGTCGACGTGAGCGTGATCGGCCCCGAAATGGCGGCGCGCGACGGCCGGCTCGTGTCGGTCAACGGCGTGCCGCCCGGCAGCGTGCGCGTGCATCCGCTCGTCGACACCGGCCTGCCCGGCGACGACATCCTCGCGCTCGTCGCGCAAGCGCTCGACGACGAGAAGAAGCGCCCGCTCACCGATTTCGTCGAGGTGCGCGCGCCGAAGCCCGTCGACTACGCGATCGACGCGCGCCTCACGCTGTACAAGGACGCCGACGCGGGCACCGTGCTCGCGCAGGCGCGCGCCGCGGCGAACGCGTATCGCGCGAACCGCTCGGCGGGCCTTGGCCGCGACATCGTGCCCGCGCAGCTCACGGCCGCGCTGCAGGTGCGGGGCGTCTACGACGTCGACCTGAACGGCCTCGCGCTGCGCGTGCTCGCCGGCGACGAATGGGCGCGCTGCACGAGCGTGTCGGTGGTCGCGACCGGAGTCGCGCATGGCTGA
- a CDS encoding phage tail protein I: MADTLLPPPLARDRRFAALAQLAARHDNIDLSPILVYLIDSVDATALPHLAEQFSVMGEDGWSLAESDDARRALIKGAIELHRYKGTPWAVREVIRRLGFGEVELVENIARVSYDGKRRYNGWMVHGDPGLWAVYRVILRDRAITNDQAALLRATLAAFAPARCELASLEYREVPVRYNGAARYDGQYNHGSS, encoded by the coding sequence ATGGCTGACACCCTGTTGCCGCCGCCGCTCGCGAGGGACCGCCGCTTCGCGGCGCTCGCGCAGCTCGCCGCGCGGCACGACAACATCGATCTGTCGCCGATCCTCGTCTACCTGATCGACAGCGTCGACGCGACGGCGCTGCCGCATCTTGCCGAGCAGTTCTCGGTGATGGGCGAGGACGGCTGGAGCCTTGCCGAATCCGACGACGCGCGCCGCGCGCTCATCAAGGGCGCGATCGAGCTGCATCGCTACAAGGGCACGCCGTGGGCGGTGCGCGAAGTGATCCGGCGGCTCGGCTTCGGCGAAGTGGAACTCGTCGAGAACATCGCGCGCGTGTCGTACGACGGCAAGCGCCGCTACAACGGCTGGATGGTGCACGGCGATCCGGGCCTGTGGGCGGTGTACCGCGTGATCCTGCGCGACCGCGCGATCACGAACGACCAGGCCGCGCTGCTGCGCGCGACGCTCGCCGCGTTCGCGCCGGCGCGCTGTGAACTCGCGAGCCTCGAATACCGCGAAGTGCCCGTGCGCTACAACGGCGCCGCGCGCTACGACGGACAGTACAACCATGGGAGCAGCTAA
- a CDS encoding phage tail protein, producing the protein MSKLVETSKWEEDIYQIETSDPVEGGPDGISNRQANQLVNRTRYLKDDIERRDKGRVLKAGDTMEGSLLGKTGPATPHNERNAGFGFANDPDTGMFSPSDGVLQLASQGQPAVVLSGDGGARVGAAGPVVLVTGNAERVRVTKEGRTLIGTSDDNGRDALQVRGNASASNGMIAGGLDRGDGGQLRACGNQYGAFIRNDDVSVYLLSTKKGDPLGSWNDWRPLSWSLESGKVVVDGSGAGAVFGGAANVAGDLMVGQNTAEGHVKLGPVDGYFYTSKDSTGWWSPTIGSYQYMFGDHTFRIDGKAVWHEGTLTPLDLNRGGALKGDLKLDPGARVVLAEGSVAFPSLTFANDGAPDTGLFHMADGHFGVSNNGIQTVHFSPEGTYFDRPAFGSHPDATDRSNRFATTQWVAGEVASAMIGQIVFEMRTSARAGYLKCNGALLKRADYPALWAYAQASGALVAENNWGGASANWGCFTDGDGATTFRIPELRGEFLRCWDDGRGGDVDRKIGTWQDSQNRLHAHGASADGVGDHSHNAWTDNQGWHGHHGWTGSVGEHQHIAPYSEANVQPWGAHSQGQAGSHGGVDNDNPWAYTSPSGGHNHEFNTEGAGTHAHNIGIGGSGAHSHAIHVAADGGSETRPRNLAVLAMIRAY; encoded by the coding sequence ATGTCCAAGCTAGTCGAAACCTCCAAGTGGGAGGAAGACATTTACCAGATCGAGACGTCCGATCCCGTCGAGGGCGGGCCGGACGGCATTTCGAATCGTCAGGCGAATCAACTCGTCAACCGCACGCGTTACCTGAAGGATGACATCGAGCGCCGCGACAAGGGCCGCGTGCTGAAGGCCGGCGACACGATGGAGGGCTCGCTGCTCGGCAAGACCGGCCCGGCCACGCCGCACAACGAGCGCAACGCGGGCTTCGGCTTCGCGAACGATCCGGATACCGGCATGTTCTCGCCGAGCGACGGCGTGCTGCAGCTCGCGTCGCAGGGGCAGCCGGCCGTCGTGCTGTCGGGCGACGGCGGCGCGCGCGTCGGCGCGGCGGGCCCGGTGGTGCTCGTGACCGGCAATGCCGAGCGCGTGCGCGTGACGAAGGAAGGGCGCACGCTCATCGGCACGTCCGACGACAATGGCCGCGATGCGCTGCAGGTGCGCGGCAACGCGTCGGCGTCGAACGGCATGATCGCGGGCGGGCTCGACCGCGGCGACGGCGGCCAGTTGCGCGCGTGCGGCAACCAGTACGGCGCGTTCATCCGCAACGACGACGTGTCCGTCTATCTGCTGTCGACGAAGAAGGGCGACCCGCTCGGCTCGTGGAACGACTGGCGGCCGCTCTCGTGGTCGCTCGAGAGCGGGAAGGTGGTCGTCGACGGCAGCGGAGCCGGCGCGGTGTTCGGCGGGGCGGCGAACGTCGCGGGGGATCTGATGGTCGGCCAGAACACGGCCGAAGGGCACGTCAAGCTCGGGCCCGTCGACGGCTATTTCTATACGAGCAAGGATTCGACGGGCTGGTGGTCGCCGACGATCGGCTCGTACCAGTACATGTTTGGCGACCACACGTTCCGCATCGACGGCAAGGCCGTCTGGCACGAAGGCACTCTGACGCCGCTCGACCTGAACCGCGGCGGCGCGTTGAAGGGCGATCTGAAGCTCGATCCGGGCGCGCGCGTCGTGCTCGCCGAAGGCTCGGTGGCGTTTCCGTCGCTGACGTTCGCGAACGACGGCGCGCCGGACACCGGCCTGTTCCACATGGCCGACGGGCATTTCGGCGTATCCAACAACGGCATTCAGACCGTGCATTTCTCGCCGGAAGGCACGTATTTCGATAGGCCGGCGTTCGGCAGCCACCCGGACGCCACCGATCGGTCGAACCGCTTTGCGACAACGCAATGGGTTGCCGGCGAAGTTGCATCGGCGATGATCGGTCAGATCGTCTTCGAAATGCGCACGAGCGCGCGCGCCGGTTATCTCAAATGCAATGGCGCACTGCTCAAACGTGCGGACTACCCGGCACTGTGGGCATATGCGCAGGCGAGCGGCGCGTTGGTCGCCGAGAACAACTGGGGCGGTGCTTCCGCGAACTGGGGATGCTTCACGGACGGCGACGGCGCGACGACCTTCCGGATTCCCGAGCTTCGCGGCGAGTTCCTGCGATGCTGGGACGACGGCCGAGGCGGCGACGTCGATCGAAAGATCGGCACGTGGCAGGACAGCCAGAACCGGTTGCACGCGCACGGCGCGTCGGCGGACGGCGTCGGCGATCACAGCCACAACGCATGGACGGACAACCAGGGCTGGCACGGCCACCATGGATGGACGGGGAGCGTTGGCGAACACCAGCACATCGCGCCTTACTCGGAGGCGAACGTTCAGCCTTGGGGCGCGCATTCGCAGGGACAGGCCGGCTCGCACGGCGGCGTGGACAACGACAATCCGTGGGCTTACACGTCACCGTCGGGCGGCCACAACCATGAATTCAACACGGAAGGTGCGGGGACGCATGCGCACAACATCGGCATCGGCGGCTCCGGCGCTCACAGCCATGCGATTCACGTCGCGGCCGACGGCGGCAGCGAAACGCGCCCGCGCAACCTGGCCGTGCTCGCGATGATTCGCGCTTACTAA